Proteins from a genomic interval of Dunckerocampus dactyliophorus isolate RoL2022-P2 chromosome 5, RoL_Ddac_1.1, whole genome shotgun sequence:
- the psme3ip1 gene encoding PSME3-interacting protein isoform X1, which translates to MAAGGTGVDLTRKFVSEAELDERRKKRQEEWEKVRKPDDPEKAPEEEYDPRSLYERLQEQRDKKQEEFEEQFKFKNMVRGLDDDETSFLDEVSRQQSLVEKQRRDEEKQELLEYRSAIAKQVSPDSRPEPEKKATPKHSVVEQKTSHLSQAHLLVGAVKRRNSSQSSDSSKKQKVESPATGNGDRHTEQEGGGGGGMSGGAENQQSVPGLMPKNPSPHLNSSQGVLHLPPAAVCIGVLPGLCNYSGSSDSDSSSDSEGSVDVIMSPYPRHSRAYR; encoded by the exons ATGGCAGCAGGAGGGACAGGAGTTGATCTCACCAGGAAGTTTGTTTCAGAAGCAGAGCTTGatgagaggaggaaaaaaagacaggaaGAGTGGGAAAAAGTGAGGAAGCCGGATGACCCGGAGA AAGCCCCGGAGGAAGAGTATGATCCGCGTTCGCTCTATGAACGTCTGCAGgagcagagagacaaaaaacAAGAGGAATTTGAGGAGCAATTCAAATTCa aGAACATGGTGAGGGGATTGGACGACGATGAGACCAGCTTCCTGGACGAGGTTTCCCGGCAACAGAGCTTGGTGGAGAAGCAACGCAGGGATGAAGAGAAACAGGAACTATTGGAATACAGAA GTGCAATCGCAAAGCAAGTGTCCCCTGACAGCCGCCCGGAGCCAGAGAAGAAGGCAACACCTAAACATTCAGTGGTGGAGCAAAAGACCAGCCACTTGTCTCAGGCCCATTTACTGGTTGGAGCTGTCAAAAGACGCAA TTCTTCACAGTCATCAGACAGCAGTAAGAAACAGAAGGTGGAAAGCCCAGCAACAGGAAATGGAGACAGACACACAG agcaggagggaggaggaggaggaggaatgtcAGGGGGAGCTGAAAACCAACAAAGCGTCCCAGGCCTGATGCCCAAGAACCCTTCACCTCACCTTAACTCCAGTCAAGGTGTGCTTCACCTGCCCCCAGCGGCAGTGTGCATCGGCGTCTTACCAGGACTCTGCAATTATTCTGGCAGCAGCGACTCTGACAGCAGCTCGGACAGCGAAGGTAGCGTGGACGTAATCATGTCGCCGTATCCAAGGCACAGCAGAGCCTACAGATAg
- the psme3ip1 gene encoding PSME3-interacting protein isoform X2, whose protein sequence is MAAGGTGVDLTRKFVSEAELDERRKKRQEEWEKVRKPDDPEKAPEEEYDPRSLYERLQEQRDKKQEEFEEQFKFKNMVRGLDDDETSFLDEVSRQQSLVEKQRRDEEKQELLEYRSAIAKQVSPDSRPEPEKKATPKHSVVEQKTSHLSQAHLLVGAVKRRNSSQSSDSSKKQKVESPATGNGDRHTEQEGGGGGGMSGGAENQQSVPGLMPKNPSPHLNSSQGVLHLPPAAVCIGVLPGLCNYSGSSDSDSSSDSEV, encoded by the exons ATGGCAGCAGGAGGGACAGGAGTTGATCTCACCAGGAAGTTTGTTTCAGAAGCAGAGCTTGatgagaggaggaaaaaaagacaggaaGAGTGGGAAAAAGTGAGGAAGCCGGATGACCCGGAGA AAGCCCCGGAGGAAGAGTATGATCCGCGTTCGCTCTATGAACGTCTGCAGgagcagagagacaaaaaacAAGAGGAATTTGAGGAGCAATTCAAATTCa aGAACATGGTGAGGGGATTGGACGACGATGAGACCAGCTTCCTGGACGAGGTTTCCCGGCAACAGAGCTTGGTGGAGAAGCAACGCAGGGATGAAGAGAAACAGGAACTATTGGAATACAGAA GTGCAATCGCAAAGCAAGTGTCCCCTGACAGCCGCCCGGAGCCAGAGAAGAAGGCAACACCTAAACATTCAGTGGTGGAGCAAAAGACCAGCCACTTGTCTCAGGCCCATTTACTGGTTGGAGCTGTCAAAAGACGCAA TTCTTCACAGTCATCAGACAGCAGTAAGAAACAGAAGGTGGAAAGCCCAGCAACAGGAAATGGAGACAGACACACAG agcaggagggaggaggaggaggaggaatgtcAGGGGGAGCTGAAAACCAACAAAGCGTCCCAGGCCTGATGCCCAAGAACCCTTCACCTCACCTTAACTCCAGTCAAGGTGTGCTTCACCTGCCCCCAGCGGCAGTGTGCATCGGCGTCTTACCAGGACTCTGCAATTATTCTGGCAGCAGCGACTCTGACAGCAGCTCGGACAGCGAAG TTTAA